The Zobellia alginiliquefaciens genome contains a region encoding:
- a CDS encoding NADPH-dependent FMN reductase, which yields MAAILAFAGSNSSKSINYQLVKYTTSFIDGQKIQLLNMVNYPFPMFGEDYERDNGYSNSLVELKDDMAKADGIIISVNEHNSGPSAYFKNLTDWLSRVERKFLDGKPVLLMSTSGGQRGGITALETTKSVLPRFGAEVVATFSLPSYSANFKEGEGITNAELAKTHRAAVDQFLSKL from the coding sequence ATGGCAGCGATATTAGCATTTGCAGGTAGCAATTCTTCAAAATCTATTAATTACCAATTGGTTAAATACACGACTTCTTTTATTGATGGTCAAAAAATTCAATTGTTGAACATGGTTAATTATCCATTTCCAATGTTTGGCGAGGATTACGAGAGAGATAATGGGTATTCAAATTCTTTGGTGGAGCTTAAGGATGATATGGCTAAGGCAGACGGCATTATTATTTCGGTAAACGAGCATAACAGCGGGCCTTCGGCATACTTTAAGAATCTGACCGATTGGCTTTCGCGTGTGGAACGTAAGTTTTTAGATGGTAAACCGGTATTGTTAATGTCTACTTCAGGGGGTCAAAGAGGAGGAATTACTGCCTTGGAAACTACTAAGAGTGTGCTACCTAGGTTTGGTGCTGAAGTTGTTGCTACGTTTTCTTTGCCTTCGTACAGTGCGAATTTTAAAGAGGGGGAAGGTATCACCAATGCAGAACTTGCTAAGACGCACCGTGCTGCTGTAGACCAATTTTTAAGTAAACTTTAA
- the pabB gene encoding aminodeoxychorismate synthase component I, whose amino-acid sequence MRISASFTVSDIQKFKERLLLWAQQFEEIVWLDSNGHTGKYNSFDALLAVDALTTIKTDSDKAFDKLREFQEQAKDYIFGYLSYDLKNDIERLSSKNNDGLGFSDLFFFQPKKIIKITGNTVCFEYLLMVDDEVQSDFELISNEIKIEEEAVTENIKIKLRVFKDEYFRQVRKMLSHIHRGDIYEANFCQEFYAEDTQINPFKTYQKLNKISAAPFASYLRVYDRYLLSASPERYLRKDGSKLISQPIKGTAKRAENAEEDERLIEALKNDPKERAENIMIVDLVRNDLSKSALKGSVRVEELCEVYTFEQVHQMISTVVAHVAADVNPVDVIRQSFPMGSMTGAPKVSAMKIIEELEAFKRGLYSGAVGYFTPEGNFDFNVVIRSILYNATQKYVSYSVGGAITAKAIPEKEYEECLLKAKAMREVLEG is encoded by the coding sequence TTGCGTATTTCTGCGTCTTTCACTGTTTCCGATATTCAAAAATTCAAAGAGAGGTTATTGCTTTGGGCGCAACAATTTGAAGAAATTGTTTGGCTTGACAGTAATGGGCACACGGGTAAATACAACTCGTTTGATGCGCTGTTGGCTGTTGATGCGCTTACAACAATTAAAACGGATAGTGATAAGGCTTTTGATAAGCTGAGAGAATTTCAAGAGCAAGCTAAAGACTATATTTTTGGGTATCTTTCGTATGACTTAAAAAATGATATTGAACGACTTTCCTCTAAAAATAACGATGGCTTAGGGTTTTCTGACTTGTTTTTTTTTCAGCCTAAAAAAATCATTAAAATTACTGGTAACACCGTATGCTTTGAATATCTGCTTATGGTAGATGATGAAGTCCAATCTGATTTTGAATTGATTTCCAACGAAATAAAGATAGAGGAGGAAGCGGTTACCGAAAACATTAAAATAAAACTCCGTGTTTTTAAGGATGAATATTTCCGGCAGGTAAGAAAAATGTTAAGCCATATTCACCGTGGCGATATTTATGAAGCTAATTTTTGCCAGGAATTTTATGCGGAAGACACTCAGATCAATCCTTTTAAAACCTATCAGAAGTTAAATAAGATATCAGCAGCACCGTTCGCATCATATCTTAGGGTGTATGACAGGTATTTGCTTTCGGCCTCTCCGGAGCGGTATTTACGAAAAGACGGGTCTAAGCTAATTTCCCAACCTATTAAAGGAACCGCAAAGAGGGCTGAAAATGCAGAGGAGGACGAAAGATTGATTGAGGCTTTAAAAAACGACCCAAAAGAGCGTGCGGAAAATATAATGATTGTGGACTTGGTTCGTAATGACCTTTCAAAAAGCGCGCTAAAGGGAAGTGTAAGGGTTGAGGAACTGTGTGAAGTCTATACTTTTGAGCAGGTGCATCAAATGATTTCTACGGTTGTTGCGCATGTGGCGGCAGATGTTAATCCGGTAGATGTAATTAGACAATCATTTCCCATGGGCAGTATGACGGGAGCGCCAAAAGTTTCGGCCATGAAAATAATAGAAGAGCTAGAGGCTTTCAAAAGAGGTTTGTATAGTGGTGCGGTAGGCTATTTTACACCTGAGGGTAATTTTGATTTTAATGTCGTAATCCGAAGTATTCTTTATAACGCTACCCAAAAGTACGTTTCTTATTCCGTGGGAGGGGCAATTACAGCAAAAGCAATTCCTGAAA
- a CDS encoding heparan-alpha-glucosaminide N-acetyltransferase domain-containing protein translates to MENKTTRLYFIDAMRAWAILMMLQGHFIDGLLDPVFRDSTNAAFSIWKYFRGITAPVFFTVSGFIFTYLLVKGDTTGLQNPRVKKGVKRGLELLFIGYLLRMNLLGLLQGKIYDSFYLIDVLHCIGLSLLGIIGIYLLAQNRKKFVFPTALVSITLLLFIFEPTYKTWGFSFLPDAFANYLTKSNGSVFTILPWFGYASFGGFLSLVFTKFKNFKYLYPVAIPFFALAGAVLISFSSDLFLQLSKWTDLQLFANIYFNNYLFIRLGDVLIVFSVFMLFRSLLKNRTVLKIGQSTLSIYIVHFIILYGSFTGLGLYRFFNHSLTPTVAISGALTFMFLCTFTALKYEEHKEIINQKATIALRFAYIKVEVYAINIFQIAKNRLHRLLRRVGWAKN, encoded by the coding sequence GTGGAAAACAAAACAACAAGACTATACTTCATTGATGCCATGCGTGCATGGGCCATTCTCATGATGCTTCAGGGGCATTTTATTGATGGGCTCTTAGACCCCGTTTTTAGAGATAGTACCAATGCTGCTTTTTCTATTTGGAAATATTTTAGAGGCATCACCGCTCCGGTCTTCTTTACGGTTTCAGGATTTATATTTACCTATCTTTTAGTCAAAGGCGATACAACCGGACTTCAAAATCCACGAGTTAAAAAAGGAGTTAAAAGAGGGCTAGAATTACTCTTTATTGGATATTTATTACGGATGAACCTTTTAGGTCTGTTACAGGGAAAAATATACGATTCATTTTATTTAATTGATGTTCTACATTGCATAGGTCTTTCTTTATTGGGGATTATTGGCATATATCTATTAGCTCAAAACCGAAAGAAATTTGTTTTCCCAACAGCATTGGTCAGTATTACGCTATTGCTGTTCATTTTTGAACCAACCTACAAGACATGGGGATTTTCATTTTTACCGGATGCTTTTGCGAATTACCTAACCAAAAGCAATGGTTCTGTTTTCACTATTCTACCTTGGTTCGGATATGCTTCCTTTGGTGGGTTCCTTTCACTTGTTTTTACGAAGTTTAAAAATTTTAAGTACTTGTATCCCGTTGCTATTCCGTTTTTCGCTTTAGCGGGAGCAGTGCTTATTTCATTTTCTTCGGATTTATTTTTACAGCTATCCAAATGGACAGATTTACAGTTATTTGCGAACATTTACTTCAATAATTACTTATTTATACGATTAGGTGACGTTTTAATTGTTTTTAGTGTATTTATGCTCTTTAGAAGCTTACTTAAAAATAGGACAGTACTAAAAATCGGACAAAGCACACTGTCCATTTATATCGTTCATTTTATTATCCTTTATGGCTCTTTTACAGGTTTGGGATTGTATCGATTTTTCAATCACTCCCTAACTCCTACCGTTGCCATTTCAGGAGCGTTGACATTTATGTTCCTATGTACTTTTACCGCTCTTAAATATGAAGAACACAAAGAAATTATTAACCAAAAAGCAACAATCGCTTTAAGGTTTGCTTATATAAAGGTCGAGGTTTATGCTATAAACATTTTTCAAATAGCAAAAAACCGATTGCACAGATTACTAAGAAGAGTGGGTTGGGCAAAAAATTAA
- the lpdA gene encoding dihydrolipoyl dehydrogenase gives MSSYDVAIIGSGPGGYVAAIRCAQLGLKTAIIEKYSTLGGTCLNVGCIPSKALLDSSHHYEDAVKHFEAHGIDIPGEIKVNLEQMISRKASVVKQTCDGVKFLMDKNKIDVFEGLGSFKDATHINIKKNDDSTETIEAKNTIIATGSKPSSLPFIKIDKERIITSTEALELKEIPKHLIIIGGGVIGLELGQVYKRLGADVTVVEYMDRIIPTMDASLSKELTKVLKKQKVKFNLSSKVKSVERKGDEVIVKADDKKGQEIELKGDYCLVAVGRKPYTDGLNVEAAGVKLDSRGKVEVNDHLQTSASNIYAIGDVIRGAMLAHKAEEEGTLVAEQLAGQKPHIDYNLIPGVVYTWPEVASVGKTEEELKEAGIEYKVGQFPMRALGRSRASMDLDGFVKMLADKKTDEVLGVHMIGARSADLIAEAVIAMEFRASAEDISRMSHAHPTFAEAVKEAALAATDDRPLHI, from the coding sequence ATGAGTTCATATGACGTGGCCATTATTGGCTCAGGACCAGGAGGGTATGTAGCAGCTATTCGTTGTGCACAATTGGGATTGAAAACAGCAATAATAGAAAAGTACAGTACTTTAGGTGGAACTTGCCTTAACGTAGGTTGTATTCCTTCAAAGGCTTTGTTGGATTCTTCTCATCATTATGAGGATGCCGTAAAGCATTTTGAAGCGCACGGAATTGATATTCCAGGTGAAATAAAAGTAAATCTAGAGCAGATGATTTCTAGAAAGGCGTCTGTTGTAAAACAAACATGCGATGGTGTTAAGTTCTTGATGGATAAAAATAAAATTGATGTTTTTGAAGGCTTGGGTAGCTTTAAGGATGCTACTCACATCAACATTAAAAAGAATGATGATAGTACGGAAACTATTGAAGCTAAGAATACTATAATCGCCACTGGAAGTAAACCTTCATCTCTTCCGTTTATCAAAATTGATAAGGAACGTATTATAACGTCTACCGAAGCATTAGAGTTAAAAGAGATACCAAAGCATCTTATTATTATTGGAGGTGGAGTAATTGGTCTAGAGTTGGGTCAGGTGTACAAACGTCTCGGTGCCGATGTTACTGTGGTTGAATATATGGATAGAATTATCCCAACTATGGATGCTTCCCTTTCTAAGGAATTGACAAAGGTTCTAAAAAAGCAGAAGGTGAAGTTCAATCTTTCGAGCAAGGTAAAATCTGTGGAAAGGAAAGGTGATGAAGTTATTGTTAAGGCCGATGATAAAAAAGGGCAAGAGATAGAGTTGAAAGGTGACTATTGTCTGGTAGCAGTGGGAAGAAAGCCATATACTGATGGTTTGAACGTTGAGGCAGCCGGTGTTAAATTGGATTCTAGAGGTAAAGTAGAGGTGAACGACCATTTGCAGACTTCAGCTTCTAATATTTACGCTATTGGCGATGTTATTCGTGGTGCTATGTTGGCTCACAAAGCGGAGGAAGAAGGTACCTTGGTGGCCGAGCAATTGGCAGGTCAAAAACCACACATTGATTATAACCTAATTCCCGGTGTAGTGTATACATGGCCAGAAGTTGCTTCTGTAGGTAAGACCGAAGAGGAATTGAAAGAAGCCGGTATAGAATATAAAGTGGGTCAATTTCCAATGCGTGCATTAGGTCGTTCTCGTGCAAGTATGGATTTGGATGGATTTGTAAAAATGCTAGCGGATAAGAAAACGGATGAAGTTTTAGGGGTTCATATGATTGGAGCCCGTAGTGCGGATTTAATCGCGGAAGCAGTTATTGCAATGGAGTTCCGTGCATCTGCTGAAGATATTTCTAGGATGAGTCATGCGCACCCTACTTTTGCCGAAGCGGTAAAAGAAGCTGCTCTTGCTGCAACGGATGATCGTCCGTTACATATTTAA